gtggcatatcaagaagctgattaaacagcatgatcattacacaggtgaaacttgtgcttgggacaataaaaggccactctaaaatgtgaagttttgtcacacaacacaatgccacagatgtctcaaattttaagggagcgtacaattggtatgctgactgcaggaatgttccctagagatgttgccagagaatttaatgttaatttctcaaccataagcctcctccaatatcgttttagagaatttggcagtatgtccaacctgcaacacaaccacagaccacgtgtacatcagcccaggacctcctggcttcttcacctgcgagatcgtctgagaccagtcaccgagacagctgatgaaactgagaagcatttctgtctgtaataaagcccctttgtggactccccagtgggtgggcctgactccTAAGTggatgggcctatgccctcccaggcgcACCAATGGCTGCGTCCCTGCAAAGATGTGaactccatagattagggcctaattaatgtatttaaattagtggaggctggtgggaggagctataagaGGATGGGCTCCTAtagaataaatggaacggtatcaaacacatcaaacatatggaaaccacatgtttgactccattTCATTCATTCCATTTCAATGTGTCCGTCCTCGTATagctccctccaccagcctccaatGATTtaagttgactgatttccttatatgaactgtaactcaataaaatcgttgaaatgattgcattttgcgtttatatttttggtcagtatAATTAAACAAATGTGACAATAAAAGTTTTGAAAAATGTACAAATGCCATTGTTGTTCAAGTAATGAAAAAAAGGCGCTGGAAAAAACACAAGTAAACAAGTAAAAGGGCCTGATGGTTTGATAAACAGAGAGATTGGTCGATGCTCTCCGCATTACATTCAAAAAAGAAATGTCTTGGGAATGATTCACAACTGATGTAGGATCTGTCGTTGTTTCTTGACTGATCCTCTCGACGATGCTGTAAAcaataaattattttaaaaagACGTACACAGACATACTATCAGATCCTGCTCTCCAAAAGTCTCTGCAATCACATAACACTTTTGAAAAGATActcaacatgacaacatagcgtATGGGGCTTGCATCTCTTTTATCTCCAACGCTTGCCACTGTCAAAGATTGAGATATTTAGCCTGTGGAAAGCAGGTCAAAAGAGCGCGACATGACCTACATGAGAAGATATGCTAACTGTTTGTACCAGTGATGGTTCTGTATGAAGACATAGTCTCTCTCAGTCTTGGCAAGACAAAAAGCCACACTTTTCAATCTACCATTTCAAATAGCACTGAGTTTACAGTGATGCTAATCCAAAATGTCTGTGTTTCTTTCTGGAACAGTATAGAATCATAACAGAGTCAGAGCCAGGACCAAGGCTATGGCACAGGTTGTTTTTGGCAGGAGTCGACAGACGGATTTCCTCCCGCTCTTCTCTCcgtccttcgctctctctcttcttccactcATCCCTATATCCAGCCAAGCCCGTGAGCCCGTCAGAACTAAGCGAGGTGCATGATGTGTCCAAAGGCACAGACATAACACATGTATAAATGTATGTTCGCAAACATGCACACCCAACCcacactcaccccccccccccctccacacacacacacaactgatttACGCAGACAGAGGGACAACAGCTACTGTTTCTTGGGTCACATGATTCAAAGGCCCACAAGTCGAAAGCCCAGGTCACATGACAGGAATCCCTGGACTCAGGAAGTGTCAGGCAGTGGCGTTGCCATAGAGAAGACCGATTGACGTGGCACAGTGGCGACTGGCGccggcaagagagagagagagaaggggaagccTGATCTGTCTTTGGTCCCGTAAAGCACTTGATTATGGCAGGCGGAGCTCCACAGCTaagctacgtgtgtgtgtgtgtgtgtgtgtgtgtctgtgtgtgtgtgtgtgtgtgtgtgtgtatgtgtgtgtgtgtgtgtgtgtgtgtgtgtgtgtgtgtgtgtgtgagtgtgtgtgtgtataaagggGGATGGGGGATGCAGGCAGTCTTTTTTAGCCATGCTAAACTCGATATCGTCCATGGCAACCGGCAGAAGCGTAGTCCgaggggagtgggagaaggaaagggggatggatgggatggaaggGGGAGGAGGCAAAGCTACACTCATAATAAACACCAGCAGCCCCACACGGGAGGTCATCGGTGCTTTTGACGTCACTTTCTTGGTAGCTGGCTTGTGTTGTGGGGACTATAGAAAGTGGATGACAGACagaggttgcatcccaaatgacacccagTCACTGATGGAAGAAACAGTAACGGCTGATAATAGGGTCTTTCTGGGACTACAATGACCTGCGACATCAGTCAAGAGACAGAGTAAAAAACACTCAGCGAATCGGATGGATAGAGGGGTCCCAGtataccacccaataccatgaCCCCCCTCCCACCCGACATATGGCTGGTCCTAAAAAGACACAGGGTCCTAAAGAGACCCCCTCAGCCTTAAGGCGATGCATAGCCCTTAGTGACACTGGGGAGTGCAGGCGCATGttaaaaggtatgtgtgtgtgtgggagagttgAAGGCATGTAGAGAGATAGGAGTGTGTGGTTGTTTCAGAAATCTGTCTTGTCTACTACTTACTAAAACTAAATACTGTGTGCTAATCATGCTACATACTATTAAGAATGTACTGTTTAGTATATGTACGCTGTAAGGAACATATCAGCATACTAGACCCACCCACACTGAGAATGCGTCATCTAATCAGTTAGTTCCCACTATTCGTTCATTTTGGTACAGCCCGTCCTCTTTTCTGATAAATAGATtattatcagctgttgtcaatcACACGTGGGTCTGAAATTATGCTTCTCTGCCTCAATAGTGTGCAGCAAATTATACTAGATGAAAAAATGAAATCAGTATGGCATCCTGGCAATTAAAGCATACTGTTTGTCAAATACTATGAAACTTTCTATTTTCGCATACTCAGCCTTCTATTTAGAATGCAAGTACAGGTATTCAGAcattatgtgtgtatgtgtgtgtgtgagagagagagagagagagagagagaaagagagaaaaagacaccAAGCTGTGTCTGTATATGTTTAGGGGAGTCCCGGGTCAGGTGGAGCTAGATCCCAGGGTTAACAGGTTAATTGCCATGCTCGGTTTagtagtggggaggggagggggaggtaaagAGTTGCCATGATGACAAAGGTCAAAGGTAAAGCTCCGACATTCCATGGCGAGAGCGGAGACGGAAGGGACGTCATATGTTGATGAGTGTGGTGCAGGTGATGAGGCGCACGGTGACTGTGCCTGGGAGGTCGTTGTCTTGGCGATTGCCCTTGTCGCGCAGGTGGAGCGTGTGCTGCACCTGCCGGTCATTCGGGTCACTGGACAGGGTCACCTGACCCAGGAAGGTATCCACAATCACATTCTTATTGTAGATCTATTATGGTATGGGCCCAAAGGTAGAGCagcggggaaagagagggggatttGAAAGAGaacaaagagaaaaagagagagagcataggaAAACAGTGATTCAAAAAAAGTTTGAACAAAACATATTCAAGAGATAGAGGGATACATATGAACACAAAGACGGACAGACAAGAGAAAGTTCCTCTCCTCCGTCTGTGCTCACCTCAATGTGGATTCCTTCCTTGGGCTTCTTGCGGTAGAACAGGCCTTTGACGTCGAAGTTTGGGCTCCGTGTGTCCTTGTGCACCGGTGAGCGCACCCGCTCCCCCTCACAGGTGATGATAACGTACGGGTCAGAGGCTAGgaagaacagggagggagggaagcggGACAGCTGTCAATCACCGTGTCAATGTACTCAATTATGCAGGCCAAAACCAACTCTAGGTCTAGtctaataaatcaatcaatcaatcaataatatgtTGTTGTATTGTCCCTTACACCGGATAGGTGAAATGTGTTATACCCTGGAGAGAATTAGGGTTAAGCACCTTGCTGAAGGGCACATCGACAcaattttcaccttgtcggctcgtgtattcaaaccagtgacctttcggttactggcccaatactctaaccgctaggctacgtgCCACCCTTCTCTGGCCATCAGACCAACCAGTAATCAGACAGGTCTCTGACAGGTAGGTGGAAAAGGGTTTTAGTTGCTTGCGCTAGTAAGTAGGTAGAGGATATGGGGAGGGGGAACTATTGAAGACTATATGTACTTGTGTAGATCTGAAAGTGAGGGCATAAGTTTCAGTCATATGACAAAAAGTCTTCCTAGACCTATCAGAGTGCTAGGAATAACTACTACCAAATTGCGTATACCtatccaatcctctcagatctacatgaagctaggggttatGGGTTGTTTCTGGGCTGAGCCAAAGCCTATTGGACGAACTGTGCAGTATGTCTAGTTGTAGCTAAGCCCCTAGCCACTAGGTGGTGCTGAAGTACCTCCTGTTTTGGCCAGGTGCCTCTTCTTGTTGGGATTGAGACAGTGCAGCTCTGTGTATGACCAGAAAAGTTTAGGCCTTGCATTACCTTGCAATGCAATCTGTGGCACACACATAAACCCATACACACAATAACAAAAGATACTAAAACTCAAGTTACCCCTAATATAGCTCGGCCCAGTAATGTGAAAAGGGTATATGCATGTCAGCTCCCAAAGCCTCCCAACCACATGGGTGCATACTGTATCTTACTTTACTATAGGCCTACTATTTCCTACAGTAACCATACTAGCTTACCCCCATTAGAGTCCTGGCCCTGGAGTCCCTCTGCACTCAGAACGTGGACCTGGGTGACCAGCTGGGGGTAACCACACATGCCCGTCCAACACGTCTGGGGGGGCTCGTCTAGGTTCAACTCTCTGTGGGGGAAGGAAAGAAAGTGAATATGGGTGTTATTAATTTAGATGAGGACAATGGCAGTGGATGACAAATTACGTGAAAAAAGTACTGGGTCCACTTAGAGAATCAGTTTAAATTGATCAAAAAGCTAATATTATTTTACAGAAATATTCAAATTCAACTAGTGTGCATGTTAAAGGGAAAGTTCACTTTCTTGAAGtcttaaaatacaaaaaaagtttaaaaagtgaactatccctttaacatgcACACCAGTTACATTTGATACGTTTCTATAAAATTATGTTTGCTTTTTTATCAGTTTCAACTGATTCAAATTAAGCAATCATAGAAAAAAAAGAATACTGTTCGATTTAATTTAACAATCCCAGTGAACCATCCCTTTAATGTTGGCTATCCCTTTGTAATGGTCAGGAGGtcaggggggtgggggtggggctgCATGTCGGCCGGCTGGTTTACTTGCAGTCTGAAGGCACGTCGGTGAAGACCCGCAACAGGAAGTCACCCTGCTGCCTGGGGTCAAATGTCGTGGGGATGATGACGTAGCGACCCTCTTTGAGCTCCTTCCTGAGGAAGACGCAGCGCGAGTTGATGTAAATGGAGCCCGCCACCTTCTGCTGGGACGTGTGCATGCGGTACTTTCTGTTCAGTTCCACCTAGAGGATGGGAGGGTACATAACAAGAGGCAAAAGGTTAAATTAAACGTTCATGTGGAGTGACTGAGTGTGTTCATCTTCCTGtgtatgcatctgtgtgtgtccatctATGTGAGTTTGTcttcattgtgtttgtgtgtgtgtgtgtgtgtgtgtgtgtgtgtgtgtgtgtgtgtgtgtgtgtgtgtgtgtgtgtgtgtgtgtgtgtgtgtgtgtatgcgtgcgtgtgcgtgcatgcatgtatgtatgtatgtatgtacccGGTGAATGTCAAAGCCTATGGCCAGGTTATCTCCTTTGCCCTCTTTGGTGgtggctctcctctccttctgctgCAGGGCGATCAACACCTCGTCCTCTACCTTCTTCACATCAAACACAAACTGcagggagagacaaacacacataaacacactgaTCCAAATACTCTTCCAATcaaatacagtacatttacattttaaacaTGCAAAGGCATAGTACAAAGTACACACACCCTCCCATCCAACCTCATACCATCCACCCACACTCTCCCACTTCCATCCACCCCCATGCACCCCACCTGTGGGTTCTGCAGgaaggtagccttgtggttgaTGCAGCCCCCAGAGCGGTTCCTCAGGGGATCTTGGCGGGGGACCCATGAGCccctcatcacctcctcctcccaggTCTTGTGGATGCTCAGGTAGGAGGTGTTGATTAGGCGGCACAGGATCAGGTCTGTGAAGTACTGGCAGAAGTCATCAAACGTCATCCTGGgatggaaagggagggaggatatATTTAGTATCTAGCGCTAGTTTCCCGGATCCAGATTAAGCATAGCGCTGAGCGTGCTTTTTAGTCTGGGACTAGGATAAATCTGTGTGTGGGAAATGGCCACTAATatttaaattgtgtgtgtgtgtgtgtgtattgtggttCCCCTCACCAAAACTCTCCGTCGTCCTGCACGGTGAcacccagcttctctctctcactcttgctcACCTTCTTCCACTCATCTGAGCTGGGAGCACAGACAGGAAATTACCTCATGTTAGACAGCATGACATACAGGAAATGACAGAGAAAACATAACACATTTGATTGGAGATTGAGCACCACTGAGACAGATAGCGACATAATCTCAATTGCTAAATTCAGCCCCATGTGTatgtctatgagtgtgtgtgtgtgtgtgtgtgtgtgtgtgtgtgtgtgtgtgtgtgtgtgtgtgtgtgtgtgtgtgtgtgtgtgtgtgtgtgtgtgtgtgtgtgtgtgtgtgtgtgtgtgtgtgtgtgtgtgtgtgtgcgcgcctgtgtgcatgtgaaaatacatttttatttgtttctTTCAAATCCCTGCCAGTGCCACAACTTCTGTGACAACTTCCTCATCAAACAGTGAAATGGAATCTTCAACTCCAGTTTTGATCAAACCCCAGATAATAGATTAATTAATTATTGTGACTGTATGAATGAAGGGAGACGACTCCTTTAATATCACCACTCAGTCACTTCCCCTTAGgaactaacatctctctccttTACCTAGTCAATAATTCAGTTGTCTTCATGAGCGAGCCCTACAATCTCTGCTGGGTCACACAACCTAGCGACAAACAATAGGACATaacagaaggagaaagagagatgctcGTCTTCTCCCCATCCTATTACATCATGTTCATTTCAatctcctccattctcctccggggagaggttagggtgtgtgtcagtgtgtgcgtgCAGCTTACATGTTTGAGTGTGCGTCTTTGACACAAGAAGCAAGaagtatacacacatacactgacacacacacacaaagcattcCCCATTTCAGTAGCGGGAGAACACCTCTCTTTCCACCTCAATACTCCTACATGGTCTAGTCTTTCCGATGCAGTATAAAGGCTCTCTGAAGAGAAGCTTCCATTACGCACAGACTGTCTCAGCCAGACTGTCTGACTCTATAGGTGGGATAGTAAATTACACTTGAAATGTCTTGCAGATGGCCTATTCTCTGTCCGTGTTCGAATACCCGTACCTAGTGTTCTAAATAGTAGGCATTTTGGGAATGCgaaaaaagtatttgaaattTCAAATATTGAGTATGCTTTAAATGtctagatgtaaaaaaaaaatgcttttcgtCTAGTAGAATTCACTGCACACCATTGAAGAATAGAATCGTCTTTCCGGACCCATGTGTGTTTGACAGCTGATAATCAGATGAGTTGATGCGCTGTACCAAAATTAACGAATGTTGTgtacatagaattagaatgagaATTAGAATAAATTGGGATACCCATTCTACTCATGCGAATTCTATGGTTGTGTAGTACCACCTTCAGGCCTAAAGGGGACAGTATTGTGTATTTACCTGTCACTCCAGGGCCCactccactccttctctcc
Above is a genomic segment from Oncorhynchus masou masou isolate Uvic2021 chromosome 12, UVic_Omas_1.1, whole genome shotgun sequence containing:
- the LOC135550848 gene encoding calpain-5-like isoform X1, with product MGGFPLQSRSRLLCTICVTFGLQLQPHHFHRMFSSVKAFEGQQYSTLKRQCLASGLLFEDLRFPAVDDTLFYQGNRIGRVHWKRPRELCEDPHLFVDGISAHDLHQGQLGNCWFVAACSSLASRESLWSKVIPDWKEQEWDTETPESYAGIFHFRFWRFGEWVDVVIDDRLPTVDNQLVYCHSDDSNEFWSALVEKAYAKVYGCYEALDGGNTADALVDFTGGVSEPMDLLESQMATDEVARNQLFERVLKVHNRDGLISCSIRATTVEDMEARLDCGLVKGHAYAVTDVKKVRLGQGLLAFFKSEKLNMIRMRNPWGEKEWSGPWSDSSDEWKKVSKSEREKLGVTVQDDGEFWMTFDDFCQYFTDLILCRLINTSYLSIHKTWEEEVMRGSWVPRQDPLRNRSGGCINHKATFLQNPQFVFDVKKVEDEVLIALQQKERRATTKEGKGDNLAIGFDIHRVELNRKYRMHTSQQKVAGSIYINSRCVFLRKELKEGRYVIIPTTFDPRQQGDFLLRVFTDVPSDCKELNLDEPPQTCWTGMCGYPQLVTQVHVLSAEGLQGQDSNGASDPYVIITCEGERVRSPVHKDTRSPNFDVKGLFYRKKPKEGIHIEIYNKNVIVDTFLGQVTLSSDPNDRQVQHTLHLRDKGNRQDNDLPGTVTVRLITCTTLINI
- the LOC135550848 gene encoding calpain-5-like isoform X2; its protein translation is MMFSSVKAFEGQQYSTLKRQCLASGLLFEDLRFPAVDDTLFYQGNRIGRVHWKRPRELCEDPHLFVDGISAHDLHQGQLGNCWFVAACSSLASRESLWSKVIPDWKEQEWDTETPESYAGIFHFRFWRFGEWVDVVIDDRLPTVDNQLVYCHSDDSNEFWSALVEKAYAKVYGCYEALDGGNTADALVDFTGGVSEPMDLLESQMATDEVARNQLFERVLKVHNRDGLISCSIRATTVEDMEARLDCGLVKGHAYAVTDVKKVRLGQGLLAFFKSEKLNMIRMRNPWGEKEWSGPWSDSSDEWKKVSKSEREKLGVTVQDDGEFWMTFDDFCQYFTDLILCRLINTSYLSIHKTWEEEVMRGSWVPRQDPLRNRSGGCINHKATFLQNPQFVFDVKKVEDEVLIALQQKERRATTKEGKGDNLAIGFDIHRVELNRKYRMHTSQQKVAGSIYINSRCVFLRKELKEGRYVIIPTTFDPRQQGDFLLRVFTDVPSDCKELNLDEPPQTCWTGMCGYPQLVTQVHVLSAEGLQGQDSNGASDPYVIITCEGERVRSPVHKDTRSPNFDVKGLFYRKKPKEGIHIEIYNKNVIVDTFLGQVTLSSDPNDRQVQHTLHLRDKGNRQDNDLPGTVTVRLITCTTLINI